One Microbacterium esteraromaticum genomic window carries:
- a CDS encoding nitroreductase family protein, which yields MEFLDVIRRRKTTNGPFLPDPVSEEHQRLLLEAAGRAPSQLNSQPWRFVVVEDRSTIERIAQISGESMTEVMSNGTFFERYKPYFRFSEAEMEEKRSGMLFDKLPAVLRPFTSQVFTSRGQKLMNSLGVPKTLGAENRKLVSGSPLLLGVMLDRSEYRPGELSSFYSVFSMGAAMENVWLTTVELGMGIQFISFPMEAPGRWEEIIELLHVPDDLELMAVYRLGYLPPEQRRPAIDWSSSQRKLPSQYVFRETCETPQEGWD from the coding sequence ATGGAATTCCTCGACGTCATCCGCCGACGCAAGACGACCAACGGACCGTTCCTGCCCGACCCGGTCAGCGAGGAGCACCAGCGACTGCTGCTCGAAGCCGCCGGACGGGCGCCGTCGCAGCTGAACAGCCAGCCGTGGCGCTTCGTCGTGGTCGAGGACCGCTCGACCATCGAGCGGATCGCGCAGATCTCGGGCGAGAGCATGACCGAGGTGATGTCGAACGGCACCTTCTTCGAGCGGTACAAGCCGTACTTCCGCTTCAGCGAGGCCGAGATGGAGGAGAAGCGCAGCGGGATGCTGTTCGACAAGCTGCCCGCTGTGCTGCGTCCCTTCACGAGCCAGGTGTTCACCTCGCGCGGCCAGAAGCTCATGAACTCGCTCGGGGTGCCGAAGACCCTCGGGGCGGAGAACCGCAAGCTCGTCTCCGGCTCCCCCCTGCTGCTCGGCGTGATGCTGGACCGCAGCGAGTACCGGCCTGGCGAACTGTCTTCGTTCTACTCGGTGTTCAGCATGGGCGCGGCGATGGAGAACGTCTGGCTCACGACCGTCGAACTGGGGATGGGCATCCAGTTCATCTCGTTCCCCATGGAGGCGCCGGGCCGCTGGGAGGAGATCATCGAGCTGCTGCACGTGCCAGACGATCTCGAGCTGATGGCGGTGTACCGGCTCGGCTATCTGCCGCCCGAGCAGCGTCGCCCGGCGATCGACTGGTCGAGCTCGCAGCGCAAGCTCCCCTCGCAGTACGTGTTCCGCGAGACGTGCGAGACGCCTCAGGAGGGGTGGGACTGA